The following is a genomic window from Thunnus maccoyii chromosome 13, fThuMac1.1, whole genome shotgun sequence.
TAAACCAATGTCTGTGAGACATCAACGTCTGTACCCATGCAAAACCTGAATGATGGTGCAGGACATACTCCCTTCAATAGCTCAGTTGGTACAGCAGAGGACTGTAGGTTGGAAATGGAAATTTATCCTTAGATTGCTGGTCCAACGGATGTTGAGCTATCCACAGCATCAGACATATACTAATCACCGATGAACAGGCTACCCTGGTTCTAGATCCATCTGCAGTTAGCCGTAATCCTGCTATAGGCAGCTAGTCCATGGGATAATCTGCCATTGCACATagattttttagtttatttacactcaaaccGCAGTGAAATTCAGCCTCagtacatgtaaacaaactggcGTGCGCAGATGAATATGCACAGGGCAGTTAGTTGAGCCAACAAGCTGCCCCAGATATATTTCCCAttgcagttagccataatgctgctacaggcagCTAGGAGTTTCTCAATTGTGCCATGTTAATAATGGAAGAATATCAAGGCACGCGTTTTCAGGCATGTGGGGTTCATTGCTTCATCTGTTCCGACTAAAATAAGCCCTTCCATGTCAGGTGGTGCACTACATGGCAGTATATTATAGCACCTAGCCGAGGAGAGCTAATGTTGACCATGTGTAGTGGTTCTTCGATGACTTTCACTAGATTAGTAGTAAGTTTGTGAtctttgttgtcattttaaagaCACATTGAATGTAATACAGGTggttgttttccatgttcaactCATAATGGTGAAGTTTTCCCAAAATGAATTAGGTCACACATCAGTTTCTGTTCCCATGCAAAACTTGAGCAATGGGTCAGGATGTGCtcccttcgatagctcagttggtagagcggaggactgtaggTGGAAAACGGTAGtcatccttaggtcgctggttcaacTCCGGCTCGAAGGAGATGTTTTTCATCTGTGCATTAAATCACTGGAAAAATGTGTATTCAATCCTTTTCAGCATTGTGGCTGACAGAAAAACTCTTCCATACCTGATGGTACATAAAGTGGTTGGCCTCAACGTTGGACCTTATAGAACCTAGACAAACTAAGATGACATTTGTAGTGGTTTTGTGGTGAGTTTAAGTAAAGTTTTAGACATCAAAGTCTGCACCCATGCAAAACCTGAAGAATGGTACAAGATATACTCGATAGCTCTGTTTGGAGAGCGGAGAACTGTCGGTTGATAATGGCAGTCATCCTTAGGTTGCTGGTTCAACTCCAGCTGAAGGAGGTGTTTGTTCCTTAACAATGAAAGAATATCAAAGCAAGTGTTTTCTGGCACGTGGGGTTCATTGCTTCATCTGTTTGAACTAAAATAAGCCCTTTCACATGGTGGtgcagtacatacagtatgttatagcACCTAGCTGAGGAGAGCTCATGCTGACCATATGTAGTGGTTTTTCAAGGACTTTAAATAGATTGGTGGTACATTTGTCATGAATGTTgttcatttaaacaaacatataGGGTAAGATAGTtgtctgttttccatgttcaacaCATAATGGTGAAGTTTTGCCAAACAAAATTTGGTCAAACACCAGTTTGTGTTCCCATGAAAAACCTGAACAATGGTACAGGAGATCCtcccttcgatagctcagttggtagagcggaggactgtaggTTGATAATAGCAGTtatccttaggtcgctggttcaactccggctcgaaggaggtgtttttcatttgtaaattattAGTGTTGGAAGAATACTCAAGGCAATGGTTTTCAGGCATATGGGGTTCATTGCTTCATCTTCTGGGACTGAAAAAAGCCCTTCCACGTCAGGTGGTGAACACCTGGCCAACCTCTATGTCGAAATTGATATCACCTAGCCCAGGGGAGGTCATGTTCACAATGTGTAGTGGTTCTTCAATGACATTAAGTAGATTAGTAGTAAGTTTTTGATGAATATTGTCCTTTTTAAAGACACATTAAATGTAATACATGTggttgttttccatgttcaactCATAATGGTGAAGTTTTGCCAAACAGAATTTGGTCAAACACCAGTTTGTGTTCCCATGAAAAACCTGAACGATGGTACAGGAGATCCtcccttcgatagctcagttggtagagcggaggactgtaggTTGATAATGGCAGTtatccttaggtcgctggttcaactccggctcgaaggaggtgtttttcatttgtaaattattAGTGTTGGAAGAATACTCAAGGCAATGGTTTTCAGGCATATGGGGTTCATTCCTTCATCTTCTGGGACTGAAAAAAGCTCTTCCACGTCAGGTGGCGCAGTACCTTGCCGGCCTCTATGTCGAAATTGATATCACCTAGCCCGGAGGGGTCGTGTTCACCATCTGTAGTAGTAGTTTGTGATTAATGttttaaagacacatttaatgTAATACAGGTGATTGCTTTCCATGTTCAACTCATAATGGTGAAGTTTTCccaaaattaattttctgctcCCATGCAAAACCTGAACAATGGTTCAGGATGCGCtcccttcgatagctcagttggtagagcggaggactgtaggTGGAAAACGGTAGtcatccttaggtcgctggttcaactccggctcgaaggagatgtttttcatttgtgcatTAAATCATTGGAAAAATGTGTAGTCAATCCTTTTCAGCATTGTGGCTTGCCGTTCTTGATTTgttcacacaaagaaaagctCTTCCACGCCTGGTGGTACATAAAGTGGTTGGCCTCAATGTTGGACCTTATAGAAGTTAGACAAACTAAGAGGACATTTTTAGTGGTTTGGTGGTGAGTTTAAGTAAATAGTTAGTTTGTTCCTCATAAACGTTCTTGCTTCAAGCAAACATGTAGGGTGAAAAAGGGACGGCTGTTTGTCATGTTTAACGCATTCCAATGTTGAGGTCTTACTAAACAAAGTTTGGTCAGACATCAATGTCTGCACCCATGCAAAACCTGAAGAAAGGTACACGATATACTGGATAGCTCAgttcagagagcagaggactGTAGATTGATAATGGCAGAAATCCTTAAGTCGCTGGTTAAATTCTGGCTCGAAGGAGGTTTTTGTTCCTTGTTAACATCGGAAGAATATCAAGGCAAGCGTTTCCAGCACGTGGGGTTCATTGCCTCATCTGTTCGGACTAAAATAAGCCCTTCAACGTCGGAGGGTGCACCATGTTGTAGCACCTAGCCGGGGAGAGCTCATGTTGACTGTGTGTAGTGGTTGTTCTAGGGATTTAAGTAGATCAGTAGTACgtttgtcatgaaatttgttCATATAGGGTAAGACAGTTGTCTGTTTCCATGTTCAGCTCATAATGGTGAAGTTTTGCTGAACAAAATTTCGTCAAACACCATTTTGTGTTCCGATGCAAAACCTGAACGATGTTATGGGAGGCCCAaccttcgatagctcagttggtagagcggaggactgtaggTTGATAAAGGCAGTtatccttaggtcgctggttcaactccggctcgaaggagctgtttttcatttgtacGTTGTTAGTGTTGGAAGAATATTCAAGGCAATGGTTTTCAGGCACATGGGGTTCATCTTCTGGGACTGAAAAAAGCCCTTCCACGTCAGGTGATGAACACCTGGCCAACCTCTATGTCGAAATTGATATCACCTAGCCCGGGGGGGTTGTGTTCACAATGTGTAGTGGTTCTTCAATGACTTTAACTAGATTAGTAGTAAGTTTGTGATGAGTATTGTCCTTTTAAAGACACATTGAATGTAATACAGGTGGTTGTTTTCCATGGTCAATTCATAGTGATGAAATATTCCCAAAATGAAGTCAATCAAACATCAGTTTTTGTTCCCATGCAAAACCTGAACAATGGTTCAGGATGCGCtcccttcgatagctcagttggtagagtGGAGGACTGTAGGTGGAAAACGGTAGtcatccttaggtcgctggttcaactccggctcgaaggagatgtttttcatttgtaaattattAGTGTTGGAAGAATACTCAAGGCAATGGTTTTCAGGCATATGGGGTTCATTGCTTCATCTTCTGGGACTGAAAAAAGCTCTTCCACGTCAGGTGGCGCAGTACCTTGCCGGCCTCTATGTCGAAATTGATATCACCTAGCCCAGAGGGGTCGTGTTCACCATGTGTAGTAGTAGTTTGtgattaatgttgttttaaagacacatttaatgTAATACAGGTGATTGCTTTCCATGTTCAACTCATAATGGTGAAGTTTTCccaaaattaattttctgctcCCATGCAAAACCTGAACAATGGTTCAGGATGCGCtcccttcgatagctcagttggtagagcggaggactgtaggTGGAAAACGGTAGtcatccttaggtcgctggttcaactccggctcgaaggagatgtttttcatttgtgcatTAAATCATTGGAAAAATGTGTATTCAATCCTTTTCAGCATTGTGGCTTGCTGTTCTTGATTtgttcaaacaaagaaaagctcTTTCATGCCTGCTGGTACATAAAGTGGTTGGCCTCAACATTTGACCTTTCATTACGCTAATTCTGTGTTTCCTTGTGTCCTCTTTCCTCCATGACCCGGAAACCGATCTCACTCCGCCATCATGGAGGATATTCCAATCCTTTAAATGCACCTTGAGGAGACTaggagtgaggagagaggaggctcctggaggagctTAGAGCAAGGAACCACAGGTGTATCTAATGCCGAAGTTTTTTTACCGGACAGCAAAACACCCCTTTGATTCAATGTGTTTATTGATaggtcagctgatctgacgggacAGTAAGCAGTCGGGCTGTTGTTGTAATACAGTGGATCAGCAAAACTACTTGTGGAGCAagaatgaaagcaaaacagcagTTGATCATATttgttcataaaatgaaaatgactgaatcatgaaatcataaaaaacactctcgttactttttttccttcataaGCCAAGaggcttctcctttcttcttctccgtTTAAGGacgtctcagctccttcaggaaaatatgacgCTGCACAACTGCGTGTCTCCTATAAGatcatcctgagcctgaaaagcacgtcagactttcacaaactaaataagcaacattttatttattcatattcatattctgcaggctacagctgtttCTATTGTCCCTTTATGTCGGTTCTGTTCTTTCAGAAATTAATGGgttttgtgtcttattctgtgacagacagacgctgctatagatctataatcaaatgataaaattggagcagttatcaggtgttttcccTCCAGCTATCattatgtagaaattattaagtaacagtgTAAAGTATTAATTGTATGAATGAATTTTAAGTGTGAACTgtagagtttaaactgttacttaaaaAGTTCTACATACTGAGAGCTGACTTCTACATATTTAACAGTTGAGGTGATATACGTCATGAGTAGTTGTCGTCTCCTCAAGATGACGCTGAAGTGAGCGAGGATGTCCCCTTCTAATAATCTCAATATTTCTTGCAATTTGTGTCTATCCTCTAACTCAGTGTATAAGCAATTAAGGgcttaattaataattaaatcatttgGCACTTTCTGTATATAACTACAAACTATTAATAGGCTTAATTTTTAGGTGACCGGGTTGTGAAAACACCCTCCTTTCTTTCAGAATAAATCTGAGATGATTTATGGAGTTACAAAAGAAGTTAGTGATTACATATATGTGTACATAGCTTTTGTATATAATGATTTCAATGTTTCTTTCTACTTGTGCTCATGCTCAACTCACCATAAAGATGAAGAAATTAAGGGCTTAATTAATGACAAATCATTTACTGGTGCTTTGAACATAACTAAAAGTTATTAATAAGCTTTATTTTCAGGTGACTAGGTTGTGAAAACTTCTCAAAACAAATCTGAGGTGTTTTGAGATGATAAATGGGGTTACATGATCTTCATGTGTCAGCTGGGTTCAGCACAGGAGAATCAATAGAATTCATATTAACATCATTTTTGGAAAGTACTGTTATTCCACAGAGAACAGCACCAAAAACttgatgaaataaaatctatccatagattttattattattaatttttatcaTAGATCGATGAAACAGATCATCTTAGAGGATACTAAATCTAAAtacaatgtgtttatttctctaTAGTTATGGGTTTTTGTACAGCATATTATATGATAAACAGTGGACACTCTTCAGATGAGGGGGGTTTATAAGTAAAAAGGCGGTCAGATCGTTCTTCAGAGGTTGGGGCGGTGTTTGTGTTGCGCATGCTCAGTCTAGCTAACAAGAAGTCAACCAATCCTGTTCGAGCAACGGCGCAGTCAAATTTGCATCAGATGGATATATAGAGGCCGTTTGGAAATGTGATAATTATTCGTTTGAGGAAATTCAACGACCAACCATGCCTGATCCAGTCAAAGCCCCGAAGAAAGGCTCCAAGAAGGCCGTGTCTAAGGCCACCAAGACCggcaagaagaagagaaagacccGCAAGGAGAGCTATGCCATCTACGTGTACAAAGTGCTGAAGCAGGTCCACCCCGACACCGGCATCTCCTCCAAGGCCATGGGCATCATGAACTCCTTTGTGGGAGACATCTTTGAGCGCATCGCCGGTGAGGCTTCCCGCCTTGCTCACTACAACAAGCGCTCCACCATCACCTCCAGGGAGATCCAGACCGCCGTCCGTCTGCTGCTGCCTGGTGAGCTGGCCAAACACGCCGTGTCTGAGGGCACCAAGGCCGTCACCAAGTACACCAGCTCCAAGTAAACCCGCTGTCTGTACCAACAACATAAAGGTCCTTTTCAGGACCACCCACAACTTCAACTGAGAGCAATCAGTCCTTCAAAATGTGCCTACAGGTTTCTTCAATGTGAAGTGTTGTGATTGTATTGTAAGATATCAACATTTTCACTAAAGTTGTAGATAAATTATATACAAATAGTTGGACCAAGGGGTTTTTAAGTCTCAACACTACACCCAATATGAGAATTTGTCAGTGGCTGCTATAAAGGTTATTGGGAGGAAGAACATTAAATATTACACTAAATATTGACTAGTATTAACTGTTAATTAGTGTCATATCATGTCACATTTCAATGATGGAGATGAATGTTCTGACGCAGCCATGTGGAGCtcaataaaacaaatctcatgtaTTTATAGACTTCATCTACTGGTATATGGTTTTAGTGTAGTGGTAACACT
Proteins encoded in this region:
- the LOC121909613 gene encoding histone H2B 3-like; its protein translation is MPDPVKAPKKGSKKAVSKATKTGKKKRKTRKESYAIYVYKVLKQVHPDTGISSKAMGIMNSFVGDIFERIAGEASRLAHYNKRSTITSREIQTAVRLLLPGELAKHAVSEGTKAVTKYTSSK